TTTCCCAACGGTAAATCATAGTAAATAAAAAAATAAAGCCATTGATTGATGGGAGGGACACGAAATGGGAGAAGAAATGGGACAAGCTGCGGTTATATTATTATCTTCAGGGATTGATTCGTTTACATCGTTAGCGATAGCAAAAGAAAAGGGATACGAAGTTCAGTTAGCACTCACTGTCAACTACGGGCAAAAGGCTGCCTTAAGGGAGATTATGTTTGCAGAACTCATCTGTAAGCATTATGGTGTACCACATAAGGTATTAGATGTACAGGGAATCATGAACGGGGTTACATCAGGATTAACGACGAACGATGTGCCAAACATAGCACAAGATCAATTGGATGATATGGATTTGACGACTAGAACCGCTAAGAAAGTTTGGGTCCCAAACAGAAATGGACTACTGATTAATATTGCGGCCACGTATGCAGAAAATTTAGGTTGTGAATGGGTAATCACCGGTTTTAATCGCGAAGAAGCAGTGACCTTCCCGGATAATTCGGATGATTTCGTACATGCGATTAACCAATCATTGTATTACTCGACAAGCAATCATGTACAAGTGA
The window above is part of the Desulfuribacillus stibiiarsenatis genome. Proteins encoded here:
- the queC gene encoding 7-cyano-7-deazaguanine synthase QueC; this encodes MGEEMGQAAVILLSSGIDSFTSLAIAKEKGYEVQLALTVNYGQKAALREIMFAELICKHYGVPHKVLDVQGIMNGVTSGLTTNDVPNIAQDQLDDMDLTTRTAKKVWVPNRNGLLINIAATYAENLGCEWVITGFNREEAVTFPDNSDDFVHAINQSLYYSTSNHVQVISFTQSMTKQEIIDTAVNLQVPLEYVWSCYHGNELMCGTCESCQRLKRAISKYPMLVSSIKFTTE